The genomic window CAAATTCAATAGCTGCATAGTCTGGAACTATATTAACTCCCACTCCTCCCTCTATAATTCCTACATTTATAGAATTTTTTATTTCCCAATTATGTAATTTAGAAATTTCTGTAATCCAATATGCTGTTTCTAATATAGAATTTATTCCTTCTTGAGGTGCATTTCCTGCATGAGATGCTTTTCCAAAAAATTCTACTTTATATTTTATAATCCCTTTTCTCTCTATAACATTATTTCCATTTTTTCGTGCTGGTTCAAATACCATTGCATATTTTGTATTTTTTCCCACCTCTTCTATAATTGATTTAGAAAATTTAGAACCAATCTCTTCATCAGTATTCATTATCATAGCTATATTTATATTTTCTTTTCTAAACTCCTCTGCTATCTCTACCATAGATAATACTCCTGCTTTCATATCACAACATCCAGGTCCAGTAACTATATCTTTTTCTAGTCTATATTTCCAATCTTTTGTTGTTCCTTTTGGAAAAACTGTATCATTATGCCCTAAAAATAATAAATCTATTTTTTCTGAATTATTATTTTTTAATAATAAAACTGGATTTTTTCCATTATTTTCTGGATACTCTTTGATTATCCAATTTTCTTTTAATCTCTCTTTAAAAAAATCAGTTACTTCTCTTAATCCTTCTGGTACATTACTTCCACAATCTATATTTACTAACTTTTCTAAATCATCTAAAAATTTTTCTATATCCACTTTTTTCCTCCAATATA from Fusobacterium sp. FSA-380-WT-3A includes these protein-coding regions:
- a CDS encoding M20 family metallopeptidase, translated to MDIEKFLDDLEKLVNIDCGSNVPEGLREVTDFFKERLKENWIIKEYPENNGKNPVLLLKNNNSEKIDLLFLGHNDTVFPKGTTKDWKYRLEKDIVTGPGCCDMKAGVLSMVEIAEEFRKENINIAMIMNTDEEIGSKFSKSIIEEVGKNTKYAMVFEPARKNGNNVIERKGIIKYKVEFFGKASHAGNAPQEGINSILETAYWITEISKLHNWEIKNSINVGIIEGGVGVNIVPDYAAIEFEGRSHNLEFFNKIEDKIKELEKNPVVKGIKINIERGGFRAPLVLNEKSELLKNIFDESKKELNIQCDWEIAGGCSDGNFLGVLGVGVIDGLGPIGGEAHSKREYLEVSSIEERIELVKKVIRKMIERKMFD